The Microplitis mediator isolate UGA2020A chromosome 4, iyMicMedi2.1, whole genome shotgun sequence nucleotide sequence ATGTTGACAGTTTTTATCTCTGTCAGACTTATACACGTATTCCTAAGCATTTGATACGTGACAatgcaaattttatagttcTCTTTCGACAAGATGAAATGAACTTGAAGCATGTGTATGATGATCATGTAAATACTGACATGTCAtacaatttattcaaagaCTTGTGTTCAGCATGTTGGAATGATGTCGATGGTAAATATGGTTTTGTCGTGATTGACAAAGACAGTGAACTAAATAGTGGCAGATATAGAAAAGGATTTGACTGttttattagtataaattaagTTGTACTTGATAAATAGTCATCAGAGGTTAAGTGAACTTTAACCCATCAACATGAAGACCGAGGAGCTTTCAAAGCAGAGAGATGTCTTACATCAGATATCTCAGGCTAGTGATGCTATCCGACGGAAGCACAGAATGCTCAAGTTGGGTAAAGACACAGCTGAAAAGGCAATGGGTGAAATGTTTAAGCCTATTGTTACACCTCTGCAGAGTCTAGTCGAATCATCTAAACATAAAGTCAAGCAAGAAGTCAAAGAAGAATTTAAAGATGATAATTCAACGGTGAATAATGATACAGAATTTGAGGATGCAAGTAAATATAACAGTATCATCTCTGAAGATAGAAGCGGAACTCTGGAAGAAACACAAATATCTCCTGCTGCATCGAGGACCCCCGCTAAGCCAATAAGTggtgaaataaaatcttatttagctaaagtatataaaaaaagtaaagatatAGATGTGAGATATGGTGTACGTCGACgttataatgatttttatattgGTGATTCTGAAATGActtttgatgataatgataatgaaatcaatataaaaaataaaaattactctgtgaCTCCTGGTTTattggaattattatttaaaaaatcgccAGATGATTCAAAAGTCACGcagaatgataaaaataaatatctcgaaattattaaaatgacaaatactcatagaaaaaattataaaccagATGGTAGTTTTTATGAAGACTCGACAAtcaagtataataattatattgccGATTTTCTCGCTAAAAATGTAAACTTATCAAGAGGTAAAGGAATACCTGATTTTATGATtgcgaaaaagaaaaaatcacgTATGGATTATGTCTACTGGGATGATCCAAATGAACTAGTTGACCGTCTGCGTTTACTCATGGCATCTCAAGCAGCTGGAAATCCAAGTCACACCAATGAAATCATATCAATTATCGAAGAGCTACGAGAAGcgggaattatttattagcatCTGCTGCGTCAAATTTATGCCACTTACTTGCTAACTGTTGAAGtgaaaagaacaaaaaatgaGTATCGATATATTTGGACGTTCACTACCAACTGGTGCTGTAATCAGTGGACCACCAGGACCACCTGGACGAGGATTTCAAGTAACTGTTGATGGGCAGTATGATGTTGAGAGCAAGAGACTGTGTCATGTTGGCAAACCTGCAGAAGATAGCGATGCAgcaactgtaaaatttacacGTAATCTTGTACATCGCGAGTTGTCTTTAATGTATGATAGTATGAGGAATGATCAGTCAGAGATCATTTCACACTTACACTCTCAAGTGGTAACACTCGACTCAGCTGTGacgctattaaaaaaaaaaaatcaagaactaaaagttaaaataaaacgtaTGAAGTCACAAAAAGACTTAATCAATAGAAATACACAACGAATAAAAGAATTGGaagctaaaatttttgtcgGCAATGGAGGAGGACAAGAAATCAGTAATAGCGTATGAGCTGCACAGACAAGCACGCAGGAATTATCAACGTCGTTATGTTGACATACGAGCACTTGATGAAACTTGGCAAGCTGACTTAGTTGAAATGATTCCTTATGCAACAGTAAACAAAGGAAACAAATATCTGCTAACTgtcatagatattttttcaaagtatgCTTGGGCTGTACCGATTAAGAGTAAAAGTGGCAGTGATGTCACCAGTGCAATGAAATCTATATTTCAACTAGGACGTGTTCCAAAAAATCTGCACGTTGACCAAGgcaaagaattttataataaagaatttCAAGAACTTATGCGACGTAAAAATATCAACATGTACTCTACATTCAGCAACTTGAAGGCGTCCATATGTGAACGACTTAACAGgacacttaaaaataaaatgtggcGTGAATTCTCTGCACGTGGTACCTATAAATGGATTGATATACTAGAAGACTTATTGGATACTTACAATAATACCAAACATCGGACAATTAAAATGAAACCTGCTGATGTAACTGCTGCTAATGAAAAAGAACTGCTGGAAAGAATATACAAACCTCTTCAAGCTCAGCAACAAgcgcgaaaaaataaattcaaagtcgGAGACAAAGTTCGAATCAGCAAGTACAAACATGTGTTTGAGAAAGGTTACACACCCAACTGGACgactgaaatttttacaattaagactGTGCAGAAAACAAATCCAACAACGTATAAGCTCGTAGACTATCAGGATAAGCCAATTGAAGGTGGATTTTATGCAGAAGAACTCAGCAAAGTCAAATATCCAGATGTATATCTAGttgagaaaattataaaaaaaacgcgGAAATAAATTGTACGTAAAGTGGCTCGGCTTCGATAGCTCCCACAACAGCTGGATTGAAAAATCTGATctgtaaataaacttttaaaaatacacttatatctataaaataaaaacaattttttcatttgtatataaatgttttatttatttatttaaacacacATATccttaaaactaatttttacatactttttttatatacttaaaaaaactaattttttttacatccataagatttatttttttttacaaaagttttctttttttaattgctattACATTTTCATcgttatcatcatcatcatcatttttaTCGTCATCATTTGATTTGAATCCCCATGGCAATGTGTCAGTTGAGTCATCCAAAAGTTGTCGTTTGTCATCTGTCCAGCTTAAGGCAATTTTGTACTGTGCTACTGGCGTCACGTCATGTTTAGAACTTTTAATTAAGTACTGTTTCTTCGTCAAGTTAATGTGATCGTGAAGACATCTATCGAAATCATCAAACGTGATAGTTCGCAACGTCGGACCTTTGATTCCCTTTGCTCGTTTTTTCGTTTCatcatcatttaaaattttgtatgcaTATAGCTTGGCCCTAAGTCCGTTGAAATGAGTCATAATTTTCCCATTATTCTCATCTTTCATCAGACCTAGGACCTTCTTGTTGGCAAGTGGCATATTGTATGAGTTTTGAGGTGGGTATCCCGACGTATCAAACTTTGAAATATCACGTTTCATGATTTCGTAGATGTCTGGTACTGTGAAGTGGTAAATTAAACTGTCAGTGTCCGTGTACATCAACTTAGATTGTTGATTTGTCAAGTTTTGTTTGACATAGTTATAGTGGAAAtcatagataaatatttttgataaatctaaaaTCGCGAACCCAGTGTAAATAGGTTTATCAAAATATACCTGGGTTGTTTTCATTTCCGCTATAACCATGTCTTTGTCAAAGATAGTAAGACTATGGAAGTTAGGTTTGCAAATGAAGTCTGATGCACCATATCGACCAGACCATCTAGTAACTAATTGAACATCTTTGTGTTTCCTAACATTTTCCATAGTCTTACCGAAGACTGCGTTATTcatgagtttgaaaaaattcttctCAAACTCATTTTGGGCAGCCTTCCTACAGTCTGTATTCTTGTCGATGTATGTCTTTAGCCATGGGGATTGCTCAAATTGGAGTACgcgatgaattttttttagctgcatTCCTAAATCTAaacattgttttaaattttcacaatgaattatatatttatttttttatcattcatgcaatataagtgctatcttggcgcacgctcttttgttcgccaaatagctgtttgcccattcaactgtttctacgacatttgtgtgcgttaaacgattatctgcgtgcgacaagtaaatttgagtgcgacaagtaaacttgtcgcactcaaatttacttcttgtcgcatgcagattatcgtttaacccacaaaaatgtcgcggcaacagttgaatcagcaaaaagctacttggagaataaaacagcgagcactaagatagtacttatattgcattaatgataaaaaaaactgtgttcAATTCGTGCGGTGTTGTCGATTACCCACTCGAGCGAATGAGCGCACTCACTTCGTTCGTGCGCTCAACTTCGCTCTCGTGGGCAATCGACAACTTACCgcactagttgtacaatatactattatcaTGCAAAGTTGTACATAATTTAGTAGACTTGCTACCCGGCGGTAAAAAGTGCTCAGGGCACAATGGTAAATCTTTGTGTAGCTCATGTAGCTCTTGTGGATAGTGCAAGTCTACTTCTAAAATACATCCTACAGTGTCATTAGTATTTACgaagttatttacattaattaaatcattttcatCTACCCACTCAAGTGAGCCTTTAGGTAGTGGCATACTCATTGCCGCGccatacaaattattgacGTCAAAATACATCAAGTATGACTCGGGTTTTTTAACGTCAAATTCATCACCCATGTACCGATTGTTGGCCTTCGCATACCTATTAGTACACTGAGACACTCCACCTTGTATTCCTTTCTCGATGAAAAGTACCATTTCGGGGTCAGTCAATAGTTCTAGTTCCACATTTGTGTATTTCAGCATTGCATCGAAAGCTAATCCAGGCGCTGTATAATAGTGCAGCGGGTctaagttataattatttaaacaactttgtctgaaattttcaaatacatcgGCCAAGAGTAGTACATCAGTCTTGAGATATAGATCAGAGTACTCGCCTAATGTActgatgttaaatttattccagACAAGTTGAGCAAACGCATAATTATCATCAGTTATACCAGTATtggataattttgaaaaaaatgagttttgatCGGGCAACTGTTTGTCATTAAGCTTATCAATGTTTGTAATGTATTCATACGGGAATACACCCTTGCGAGTAactaattgaaatttttccggATCTGGGTAATGAagtcttgtaatttttttattgtcatcatCAAGATAAGATGCTAATTTTTCTAAACTTGATGCCATGAATCTAAATGAATCTATAAAGCGTAAAGATACGGATATATTATTAATGGACTTTGTAAACGAAATATATCGCTCCTTATTAATTGGCAATAATGTAACTTTACCTCCAAAAACTGTTgctaatgatttaattaagaaatgcGAATCATACCCCGATAAATTGTGAAATACTACTGGTATTACATGGGATTTcggataatttaaattgcatgAGATGTGTGCAGGTCCGCGATAGTTGCCCGTaaaatgacaatgatcatagCGTTTCTCCTTATCAGAGGCTATTGTTTTTTCGCAAATATGACAAACAGTTGACCGATCATGACTCTTTTGTTGCTGTTTGTCGAGTGGTTTCATAGGTataggattttttaaatactgctCAACTTCAAATGCAAAATTTTCGAGTTTATTGACAAACCATTTTATGCAATCAGATGAtcgattaatttcaaattttgacaaaTTATTGTCATAATTACAATGACGATAAAATGCAATGCTGTGTGGAACGTGTTTTTGAATATCATCATCATCCCCCTGAGGCTCTAGTGTACACTCTAAGTCTGCGTAGACAACAAATGGTACCGAGTCTttattacgataattttttaattttaatattttgttttcattaatAGGAAATTTCATACggactttatttaatttgaaacagtCATCATTGTGACTATTAAAAGATGTTTCTgttttaaagtgatttaaaCATCTATCACAGAAATATAATTTACAGTGCGCCttagaaatttgatttttaactaATCGcgatagatttttaattaaggcAAAATGATAAACaggcttataatttttaaaatcattctcATTggacatatttaaatttacgttTGCCTGCACCATTAGAAGatgaatttttcttacatcAGACTTACaattttcacttaaatataatggTATTATAGTACTTTTTTCATCCCCGAAACCGTTAAATTCTGACTCAATAccgtatacattgattgataaattatttaacgttTCGAATTTCAGTATATCTTTGGGGGTAATAGGAAAATCAATACCTGCATACTTAAGTACGCTGCTGTAATGAGGGTACGATGTTGTCCTCTCCGGATGTCCGGTGTGAGCTTCGTGTGTTGCCGCAACAACACACCAGAGAAAGCAGTGCTCGTCGTGGTTCTCGATGTTTAAGACTGCGCGTTTGAGGTGAATGTCTCTGGGTAGTCTGACAAAAGTAGATGCTCCAGCTTGTAGAGGTGTATATCTGGACATTGTGATAACCAAGCTATGGATCTCAAGTAATCTCCACCCCGAGTCCTTTTGATTGAACTCTTCAACCTTTTTTAATAAGTTCTCGTTGACATGATTAGCATACCAATCAGCGAGAGATGTTGTGGGTGTAATTTCACGACTTGTGGTGTTGAATGATTTAGTTTCATCAACGacgtcattaattttttcatttctgaaTTTACATACAAGTTCGACGTTGATTTTCACCCCAGCAACATCCCCCAACATTTCTTGGATTTTCTCAAACACCAAGTCTTGTGAATCGTTTAAAAATTCTCTCAAATCGGTGTGAGAGAGATTTGTGACACATCCAGTTCGAATATTATTGGCGAAAGCGTTATCGAGATCTTGCCACTTGATGAGTCGATGACGCATTCTCAAATCACCACCTGCAGCCAGGCCGCTGAGTTGAGCAAATTGATCGCCATACCAGCACAAAAGCACAATACTGGCTTGAACGCTTCTCTTAATTTGAACACTTGATTGTGGATCTGCCAAAATAGTCTTAAAGTATTCAATTGTCTCAACACACACCTGATAGCACCTCTGACAATGTTCTTCATTCACTGACTCTAAGTGCAAATCGTTGTACGATTGTGCAACAGAATTCACTAAACCGTGAAGTGCATCAACTAATCGcgccatttttaaataatgtttttttatcaatagttcacaaaaaaaaatgtgtctttttgcactaaaaaaattaatgagtgtCAGTTgcacaaaaactaaaaactaaTAAGTGTCAGTTgcacaaaaattaaaactaataagTGTCAGTtgcacaaaaaattaaaactaataagTGTCAGTtgcacaaaaaattaaaaactaataagtGTCAGTTgcactaaaaaataatgtctATGCACTTCacttaaactaaaaattgtttataattttttgtaaaaaaattatttaaaaaaccgtAGAGAACTTCACAGAGAACTTTAACACAGTAAACGTCAGAGAATATTTGAGCAGAGATTCGTACTTCATTCAGAGACTCGTActtcttttttgtagagtatGCTATCGCGCGTTGCTTTTATAGGTGGGGCGCGACTCATCAACTGCGCAGTAGAAAGTTCTAGAACAACCTGTGACGTCATAAATGACGCAGTAAAAATAGATGTCGCCCCAAAAAGTACCAACATAACCAAGCAAAAAGTAGTGAAATCCCCTAGAATAACGTGTCAACATAACCTAAAACACCAGGTGGCGCGACAAATAGTATGACGTCACCTACTACGCAGttagaaaattaaacaaaGAAAACAAGTTTATTCCTGCACATGAATACGTCATCAGTCTAAAAATAGATCTTCTGGAACTTTCTACTACGCagttataaaatcaaacaaaGAAAACAAGTTTTTTCCTGCACATGGATGAGTCATCAGTCTAAAAATAGATCTTCTGGAACTTTCTACTACGCagttataaaatcaaacaaaGAAAACAAGTTTTTTCCTGCACATGAACACGTCATcagtctaaaaataaattttctggaaCTTTCTACTGcgcagttttaaaattaaccaatggaattaaaatattattgattaaaaaattgtgtgGTGGGGTATGATAACAAATAGCTATGttggatttttaattattcagtaaTTCATTGTCTGTTGTCGAGATACGAGCTATCAAAATGGAGATGATAATAGATGTGCAAGGGTTTAAAGGCCCAAATAATCAGTTTATTGTAAAAGATCTTGCTTCAATTACGGTCCAGCATAAAATTGATGGTGTTGAAGAAATGTCATGTACGTTATTCAAACCACCTTGTGATTGGACATCATTATCAAATCAGTGTCAACGCTTAAATACTTGGGTAACATATAATCATCATGGAATTACCTGGGATGCTGGAAAAACGTCATATTTAAAGCTAAAAGAAACAATTGAACATGTGACtcataattacaaatatatttatgtaaaaggttttgaaaaaaaattgtagattCAAGAATTAATTGGAtgtgaaaaaattgtaattgatttagatgattttaaagttcccgcgttaaaaaatataaaattattaaacaataatttttgtgaatATCACTGTAAAttgaacaataataataataattacttgtgTGCTCTTGAAAAtgtaatagttttaaaaaattggatgcttaagtaattaataaaattcaaactttgatgttatttctactttttcttattatttttaaagataataaatagtTGTTTAAGTTTTCATAacctgaaaattatttttaattaattaactttagaattaattataattttaattaaattatcaaataattttgaattatcgtAGTCAAAACTGAAGATAAGTTGACATCAATCTACAAACACAACTTGTTATCACACATTTGATTACAGCAAGTTGAAGGATTGAATTTACCGCCACCATTAACGATCAGAtgtatcgattttaaatttcccgcgtttgaaaaaaaaaaaaattacttgcatGCTTTTGGATAATGTAAAATCggcatttaaaataattaagagaaTTAAATTCGATGCAATTCaacctttttttcttacaattattatttttaaaagatattgaataattgtttacatttttataacctcgaaaataatttcaatagaTTCTGATAGTCACAATTGATGACAAGTTGTCATCAATCTACTATCCCAACTTGTTACAATGCGGAATGTAATAAGTTGATGACAATTTTAACGTCATCTTACATACAACAGTCAAATTTCGGTCATTTATGTCAACGTCAATTTGCTGACTaccagaatatatttttatgattttgatTGTACTACCACTAACGATTAGATATgtattgattattatattaatgtttaatttgAACAAACAAAcaggtaattataatttatatttaatttcaatgaaTATCAATGTATTTGAATGAATATCAAAGTATTTCAAACAGATGGGATCTTACACCCGATAATTCAAAGACAATgttggttaaattttttgctcatagATGGCGGTATTTTAATTGTCTAAACTTACGCgcgcaaaattttttctaagcataaatttattaatttttaattaatctatgaataaaaaactaatgatTACGATAATAGACaatgtttttaattgatattttcatataatttttctaaaatatcgtttaaatcaatttctttaaaaaatgtaaacagACCAGCATGGTTTGTTACCCACGTGCTCATAGTGACCAACGATAAAAGTTATGGAAATTTCTGTgattggtttaaaaaaatcaattttttttccgattggtccactaattttttttttgtctctcaTATGAGATCTCAGAAAGTGGGGTAGTTTCCAGTAAAAACCTGTCACGATAGACAAAGGGGGTGCAAAAAGCAAGGGCGCACAATTGAATGTAAcaagttttttcttttgtgtgagtttttcttaaaagtttattggataaaaatcaattaagacttgaaaagtcatcatttaacaaagtaagtaattaaaaaattatttctttcaaaTCAAGCAAGTATTTCTattctaaataattatgtctaaatactaaaataaatagaagaaaaattattttttttttaacttatttttttaaattaatagaaacaTTAACTTTAAACCAAattcttttatattaataaatacttttcaattattttactaatttgtgtaaacaaattttttctacatgtctgaaagttaattttttcaaaatttattttttattaataaataaataaataaataaataagatttttGTATACATGATTAATTGTgtgtctaaaaataaaaaaattatttttttatattaatacttaataaataagtttttgtattttgacataattaattaaaagaaagaaaaaaattttttttaataatcgttgaataattttttttgtttggatAATTaactatagaatttttttttttttcattgcagGAAAAATGAATCGGGAACTGAATGTGGAATTGCAGTTTATTGAAAGCCGATTGAATTACCTCATGGTTGTGCCTTTAAGAGTCTACCAAGCATACAATGACGAATATCTTCTAGCTGGTGATGTTCGAAGACGGGTGTCACAGATTTTGTTTGGTGGAGAATCCATAAGAAATGGCCCAATCATCATACTGGTGGGCATAACTATGGAATTGGTTGTTGATAATTCCCGGCAAGAATGGTTACTTCAAGTGCCAAATTCGAAACGGGAATTGCGAATTCTGATGGAAACGACTGTGGAATCAATTTTTACCTGGATCGGTGATGACATAGAagatcaacaacaacaacaacaacaacaacaacaacaacaacaacaacaacaacaacaacaacaacaacaacaacaacaacaacaacaacaacaacaacaacaacaacaacaacaacaacaacaacaacaacaacaacaacaacaacaacaacaacaacaacaacaacaacaacaacaacaacaacaacaacaacaacaacaacaacaacaacaacaacaacaacaacaacaacaacaacaacaacaacaacaacaacaacaacaacaacaacaacaacaacaacaacaacaacaacaacaacaacaacaacaacaacaacaacaacaacaacaacaacaa carries:
- the LOC130667186 gene encoding uncharacterized protein LOC130667186, translated to MARLVDALHGLVNSVAQSYNDLHLESVNEEHCQRCYQVCVETIEYFKTILADPQSSVQIKRSVQASIVLLCWYGDQFAQLSGLAAGGDLRMRHRLIKWQDLDNAFANNIRTGCVTNLSHTDLREFLNDSQDLVFEKIQEMLGDVAGVKINVELVCKFRNEKINDVVDETKSFNTTSREITPTTSLADWYANHVNENLLKKVEEFNQKDSGWRLLEIHSLVITMSRYTPLQAGASTFVRLPRDIHLKRAVLNIENHDEHCFLWCVVAATHEAHTGHPERTTSYPHYSSVLKYAGIDFPITPKDILKFETLNNLSINVYGIESEFNGFGDEKSTIIPLYLSENCKSDVRKIHLLMVQANVNLNMSNENDFKNYKPVYHFALIKNLSRLVKNQISKAHCKLYFCDRCLNHFKTETSFNSHNDDCFKLNKVRMKFPINENKILKLKNYRNKDSVPFVVYADLECTLEPQGDDDDIQKHVPHSIAFYRHCNYDNNLSKFEINRSSDCIKWFVNKLENFAFEVEQYLKNPIPMKPLDKQQQKSHDRSTVCHICEKTIASDKEKRYDHCHFTGNYRGPAHISCNLNYPKSHVIPVVFHNLSGYDSHFLIKSLATVFGGKVTLLPINKERYISFTKSINNISVSLRFIDSFRFMASSLEKLASYLDDDNKKITRLHYPDPEKFQLVTRKGVFPYEYITNIDKLNDKQLPDQNSFFSKLSNTGITDDNYAFAQLVWNKFNISTLGEYSDLYLKTDVLLLADVFENFRQSCLNNYNLDPLHYYTAPGLAFDAMLKYTNVELELLTDPEMVLFIEKGIQGGVSQCTNRYAKANNRYMGDEFDVKKPESYLMYFDVNNLYGAAMSMPLPKGSLEWVDENDLINVNNFVNTNDTVGCILEVDLHYPQELHELHKDLPLCPEHFLPPGSKSTKLCTTLHDNSILYN